The following proteins come from a genomic window of Phnomibacter ginsenosidimutans:
- a CDS encoding AI-2E family transporter, with translation MLHPNQIHPKVIRQILLLLIVIGLGFLLYQQMSFMLGAFMGALALYMLMRLPLFYLVYQKKWNVILVAVLMMLLSLVVIVFPLAWVVNVLIDAVKPLLQDTSKLEASVHSIDHYLHDQYNLDILSTDAVKRIPAAIASMGGSMISATLNTLTNLFIMYFILYFMLVKNGEMERWVRGNLPLKHTNTSRLLNEVREVVVSNTVGIPVLGAVQGIVAMIGYYMFGIDKPVLWGVITGIASVIPFVGTMAAWVPLTILTFANGDTNNGYWLIFWGLVVIGGSDNVFRFVLQKYMADIHPLITVFGVIIGLNLFGFLGLIFGPLLISLFIMLVRIYYDEFITPHDEETAEEG, from the coding sequence ATGCTGCATCCCAATCAAATCCATCCTAAAGTCATTCGGCAAATTTTGTTGTTGCTGATTGTCATTGGATTGGGCTTTTTGTTGTACCAGCAAATGAGCTTTATGCTCGGCGCATTTATGGGGGCATTGGCCTTGTACATGCTTATGCGGCTTCCGTTGTTTTATCTGGTGTATCAAAAAAAATGGAACGTCATTCTGGTGGCTGTTCTCATGATGCTGCTGTCATTGGTGGTCATAGTTTTTCCGCTGGCATGGGTGGTAAATGTGTTGATTGATGCTGTAAAACCTTTACTGCAAGACACGTCTAAACTCGAAGCCTCTGTGCATAGCATTGACCATTACCTGCATGATCAATACAACTTAGATATTTTGAGTACAGATGCGGTAAAGAGAATACCGGCTGCTATTGCCAGCATGGGTGGCTCCATGATTAGTGCTACACTCAACACCCTTACCAATTTGTTCATCATGTATTTCATCCTCTATTTCATGCTGGTGAAAAATGGTGAGATGGAACGCTGGGTACGAGGCAATCTGCCACTCAAGCATACCAACACTTCCCGCTTGCTGAATGAGGTGAGAGAAGTAGTGGTAAGCAATACGGTGGGAATACCTGTGTTGGGAGCAGTACAAGGTATTGTAGCCATGATCGGCTATTACATGTTTGGTATAGATAAGCCGGTGCTGTGGGGGGTTATTACAGGCATTGCTTCAGTCATACCTTTTGTGGGTACCATGGCGGCCTGGGTGCCGCTTACCATTCTCACCTTTGCCAATGGTGATACCAACAATGGTTACTGGCTTATTTTTTGGGGTCTGGTGGTAATTGGCGGCAGCGATAATGTGTTCCGCTTTGTATTGCAGAAATACATGGCCGATATTCACCCATTGATAACCGTATTTGGCGTTATTATCGGTTTAAATCTCTTTGGATTTTTGGGGCTCATCTTTGGCCCGCTGCTCATCAGTCTCTTCATCATGCTGGTACGCATTTACTACGATGAGTTTATAACACCACACGATGAAGAAACTGCTGAAGAAGGGTAA
- a CDS encoding MBL fold metallo-hydrolase yields MKISFHGATRTVTGSKHVVHLNDGRKLLLDCGMFQGMGKETEPLNRNFGFDPTDIDAVVLSHAHIDHSGLLPKLVQEGYLKSIHCTPATKDLATLLMEDSAGIQANDIKFINKRRKQQDKPPLEPLYSEDDAKAASALLIEHPYQEWFTVMKDVECMFTDAGHIIGSACVHLRIQEDGETKHLTFSGDIGRYRDAILRSPETFPQADYIIMESTYGNSLHDDVFSSVDVLLKWVTETCLKKKGKLIIPAFSVGRTQEILYFLNQLELEKRLPPVDYFVDSPLSSEATHVVKSHPENYNETVQEVLKTDRDPFKFKGLHFIGSAEESKQLNFRREPCVIISASGMAEAGRVKHHISNNIENSRNTILLVGYCEPHSLGGRLKHRPKEVNIFGMPHEVHAEIGEMRSMSAHGDYDDMLQWLSCQDTAKIQRLFLVHGEYDVQLQFAERLRRKGFKNVVIPEQHSAHVL; encoded by the coding sequence ATGAAAATAAGCTTCCATGGTGCCACCCGCACCGTTACCGGTTCGAAACATGTAGTGCACCTCAACGATGGCCGCAAACTCTTGCTCGATTGTGGCATGTTTCAGGGCATGGGCAAAGAAACCGAACCACTCAATCGCAACTTTGGTTTTGACCCCACCGATATTGATGCCGTTGTTTTGAGTCATGCGCATATCGACCACAGCGGGCTCTTGCCCAAGCTGGTACAAGAAGGCTATTTGAAAAGCATACACTGTACTCCGGCCACCAAAGATTTGGCTACCCTGCTGATGGAAGACAGCGCCGGCATACAGGCCAACGATATTAAGTTCATCAATAAACGGCGCAAGCAACAAGACAAACCACCACTGGAACCTTTGTATAGTGAAGACGATGCCAAAGCCGCTTCGGCCCTGCTGATTGAACATCCGTATCAGGAATGGTTTACCGTGATGAAAGATGTGGAGTGTATGTTTACAGATGCCGGCCACATTATTGGCAGTGCTTGTGTGCACTTGCGCATACAAGAAGATGGTGAAACCAAACACCTCACTTTTAGTGGTGATATTGGCCGCTACCGCGATGCCATTTTGCGCAGCCCCGAAACATTTCCACAGGCCGATTATATCATTATGGAAAGCACCTATGGCAATAGCTTGCACGATGATGTTTTTTCATCGGTAGATGTATTGCTGAAATGGGTGACAGAAACCTGCCTGAAGAAAAAAGGCAAACTGATTATACCTGCATTTAGTGTGGGCCGCACCCAGGAGATTTTATATTTCCTCAACCAGTTGGAACTGGAAAAACGCCTGCCACCGGTTGATTATTTTGTAGACAGTCCGCTGAGCAGCGAAGCGACACATGTGGTAAAAAGCCATCCTGAAAACTACAACGAAACAGTACAGGAAGTATTGAAAACCGATCGGGATCCATTTAAGTTTAAAGGCTTGCATTTTATAGGCAGTGCCGAAGAAAGCAAGCAGCTCAACTTTCGACGTGAACCCTGCGTCATCATTAGTGCCAGCGGCATGGCCGAAGCTGGCAGGGTAAAGCACCACATCAGCAACAACATAGAAAATAGCCGCAATACCATTTTACTTGTTGGCTACTGCGAACCGCATTCGCTGGGTGGCCGCTTGAAACATCGCCCCAAAGAAGTAAACATTTTTGGCATGCCACACGAAGTGCATGCCGAAATTGGTGAAATGCGCAGCATGAGTGCACACGGCGATTACGACGATATGTTGCAGTGGCTATCGTGTCAGGATACAGCCAAAATACAGCGGCTGTTTTTGGTGCATGGCGAGTACGATGTGCAATTGCAATTTGCAGAGAGGCTGCGCCGCAAAGGCTTCAAAAACGTAGTGATACCTGAGCAACACAGTGCTCATGTGTTGTAA
- a CDS encoding SOS response-associated peptidase — MEGRYRQYKKTNKQPYRFHLPHNELLLLAGLWDTWQNGLQTFSIITCPANADVAPYHHRMPVLLTRKDGATWLSSNNTTELLQLLKPAPSGVLQCYPIHTLLNRASYDHPDIITPMQMLL, encoded by the coding sequence ATGGAAGGCAGGTACCGACAGTACAAAAAAACCAACAAACAACCATACCGCTTTCACCTGCCGCACAACGAGCTGCTATTGCTGGCAGGTTTGTGGGATACCTGGCAAAACGGCTTGCAAACTTTTTCCATCATTACCTGCCCTGCCAATGCAGATGTAGCGCCTTATCATCACCGCATGCCCGTGCTGCTCACCCGTAAAGATGGAGCTACCTGGCTCAGCAGCAACAATACCACCGAATTGTTGCAACTGTTAAAACCTGCGCCATCAGGTGTGTTGCAATGCTATCCAATTCATACATTGCTCAACCGGGCCAGTTATGACCATCCCGATATTATCACACCCATGCAAATGCTGTTGTAA